The Rhododendron vialii isolate Sample 1 chromosome 5a, ASM3025357v1 genome contains a region encoding:
- the LOC131325392 gene encoding F-box/kelch-repeat protein At4g19865-like translates to MPKRKTKTNRTKEAGGGDGGDQMGSSVRLRKKSSRSRPSLKMEKEICPCLLAWGAGDGPLVCCFNLDEKGKRKTNFCQSCCVELFGGQVEDKGKEKEKPGMRVITPAKSRFTPNFSTSVVIGTVVYVLGGAFVDPGNKKRWLFSPKVLCFNINRSEWGWIEASEMLSPRFKPKAVAVEGKIYVFGGNNTFGKMKKKAEATPGGPWAEVFDPVINKWEPLPPPPESTGIVTSDLWLSPVVVACGGPLEGKAILLSRCNYMYRVNCKTWEAFRLPSSLPLSSNLTSDGNSTLYWTSYFTFYTFNLMTKECDSGDIEGYDVKKYRSDRDTPEPTLLHLGGEHFCFLILEEGLPGGRTKVRCAKFRVSHQGGFQASLVCRESYIVDLPLDLDLIHGFVLYLEDWVQEVRN, encoded by the coding sequence ATGCCGAAGCGGAAGACGAAGACGAATAGGACGAAGGAAGCAGGCGGCGGCGACGGAGGAGATCAGATGGGAAGCTCAGTCCGATTGAGGAAGAAAAGTTCGAGGTCGAGGCCGTCGCTGAAGATGGAGAAGGAGATATGTCCGTGCCTTCTCGCTTGGGGTGCTGGGGATGGGCCGCTGGTGTGCTGCTTCAACTTGGACGAGAAGGGGAAAAGGAAGACAAACTTTTGCCAAAGTTGCTGCGTCGAGCTCTTCGGAGGACAAGTAGAAGACAAggggaaggagaaggagaagccAGGGATGCGAGTGATCACTCCGGCGAAGTCGAGATTTACTCCGAATTTCAGCACATCCGTCGTCATCGGCACGGTTGTCTACGTCCTTGGCGGTGCCTTTGTAGACCCTGGGAACAAAAAACGATGGTTGTTTTCTCCAAAGGTATTATGTTTCAACATTAATCGTTCCGAGTGGGGCTGGATTGAGGCCTCCGAAATGCTCAGCCCCAGATTTAAGCCCAAAGCCGTAGCTGTTGAAGGCAAGATCTATGTTTTCGGGGGAAACAACACCTTtgggaagatgaagaagaaagcAGAAGCTACACCGGGAGGCCCGTGGGCTGAGGTTTTCGACCCCGTCATAAACAAATGGGAGCCTCTACCTCCACCCCCTGAGAGTACTGGCATTGTCACCAGCGATTTATGGCTTTCCCCCGTCGTCGTCGCCTGTGGCGGTCCATTGGAAGGAAAGGCGATCTTGTTGAGTCGGTGCAATTATATGTACCGTGTGAATTGCAAAACTTGGGAGGCCTTCCGCCTTCCGTCTTCCCTCCCACTCAGTTCCAATTTAACCAGTGATGGCAACAGCACCCTGTACTGGACAAGTTACTTTACTTTCTACACCTTTAATTTGATGACCAAGGAGTGTGATTCCGGTGACATTGAGGGTTATGATGTTAAAAAGTACCGATCTGATAGAGATACCCCCGAACCAACTCTCCTTCATCTGGGCGGAGAGCACTTCTGTTTTCTAATCCTCGAAGAGGGTCTCCCCGGAGGTCGCACCAAAGTTCGCTGCGCCAAGTTTAGGGTTTCGCACCAAGGTGGCTTTCAGGCTTCCCTTGTATGTCGCGAATCTTACATCGTTGATCTGCCACTTGACCTAGATCTTATCCATGGCTTCGTCCT